Proteins encoded in a region of the Balaenoptera musculus isolate JJ_BM4_2016_0621 chromosome 21, mBalMus1.pri.v3, whole genome shotgun sequence genome:
- the LOC118888043 gene encoding LOW QUALITY PROTEIN: embigin-like (The sequence of the model RefSeq protein was modified relative to this genomic sequence to represent the inferred CDS: substituted 1 base at 1 genomic stop codon) gives MEGRAQFWVSCWHATPFTSLPVREEMMAKYSNLSLESHNISLTEHSNMPVEKNITLERPSNIELTCQFTTSGDLNSVNVTWRKGDELLENNYLINATGSILYTQYMFTIVNSEQMGSYSCFFEEKKEQRGTFNFKVSELHEKKKPLITXVGDSVVLMCKCQDCFPLNWTWYSSNGSVQVPVGVPMNNKYVINGKNANETRLKIMQLSEEDQGSYWCHAIFQLGESEEHIEIVVLSYWVPLKAFLAIAAEVVLLVAIILLCEMYTQKKKKHSDDGKECEQTEQLKSDDSNGIENNAPRHRKNESVGQ, from the coding sequence ATGGAGGGCCGGGCGCAGTTCTGGGTGTCCTGCTGGCACGCTACACCTTTCACAAGTCTACCTGTCCGGGAAGAAATGATGGCAAAATACTCTAACCTTTCCTTGGAGAGTCATAACATATCACTGACTGAACATTCCAATATGCCAGTCGAAAAAAATATCACTTTAGAAAGACCTTCTAATATAGAACTCACATGCCAATTCACGACATCTGGAGATTTGAATTCAGTAAATGTGACTTGGAGAAAAGGTGATGAACTACTTGAGAATAATTATCTCATCAATGCAACAGGAAGCATCCTGTATACCCAATACATGTTCACCATCGTTAATAGCGAACAAATGGGAAGttattcttgtttctttgaggagaaaaaggaacaaaggggCACATTTAATTTCAAAGTCTCTGAActtcatgaaaaaaagaaaccgtTGATCACTTAGGTAGGGGATTCAGTTGTCTTGATGTGTAAATGTCAAGactgttttcctttaaattggACCTGGTACAGTAGTAATGGGAGTGTACAGGTTCCTGTTGGTGTTCCAATGAACAATAAGTATGTGATCAATGGAAAAAATGCTAATGAAACAAGGCTCAAGATAATGCAACTTTCAGAGGAAGATCAGGGATCTTACTGGTGCCATGCAATATTCCAATTAGGCGAGAGTGAAGAACACATTGAAATTGTCGTGCTGAGTTATTGGGTGCCCCTCAAAGCATTTCTTGCAATAGCTGCTGAGGTTGTTCTTTTAGTGGCTATTATTCTGCTTTGTGAAATGTAcacccaaaagaaaaagaagcactcAGATGATGGGAAGGAATGTGAACAAACTGAACAGCTGAAATCAGATGATAGCAATGGTATAGAAAATAATGCTCCCAGGCACAGAAAAAATGAATCTGTGGGCCAGTGA